From a single Brassica napus cultivar Da-Ae chromosome C9, Da-Ae, whole genome shotgun sequence genomic region:
- the LOC106439473 gene encoding mediator of RNA polymerase II transcription subunit 31 isoform X1, protein MIFRLRLFSPGDYSQPSPWACLPSSVSVSSMASPEEMVDASETPSTPKSTYKDPDVGRQRFLLELEFIQCLANPTYIHYLAQNRYFEDEAFIEYLKYLQYWQRPEYIKFIMYPHCLYFLELLQNPNFRSAMAHPANKELAHRQQFYYWKNYRNNRLKHILPRPLPEPVAPQPPPVPSSSLPPAPPATAAPSPSPMQYNNMLAKNETRNMVSAGIDRRKRKYVLLSSS, encoded by the exons ATGATCTTCCGTCTCCGTCTGTTTTCTCCCGGTGACTACTCGCAGCCGTCGCCTTGGGCTTGCTTGCCCTCTTCG GTTTCCGTTTCGTCCATGGCATCGCCTGAGGAGATGGTTGATGCATCAGAAACTCCATCCAC GCCAAAGAGCACTTACAAGGATCCAGACGTTGGAAGGCAACGATTCTTACTCGAACTTGAGTTCATTCAGTGTCTCGCCAATCCTACTTACATCCACT ACCTAGCACAGAATCGGTATTTTGAAGATGAAGCATTTATTGAATACTTGAAGTATCTTCAGTATTGGCAGCGACCAGAGTACATCAAGTTCATTAT GTATCCACACTGCCTATATTTCCTTGAACTTCTTCAAAACCCCAACTTCAGGAGTGCTATGGCTCATCCTGCTAACAAG gaATTGGCGCATAGGCAACAGTTTTACTATTGGAAGAACTACAGAAACAACAGGCTGAAGCACATTCTACCTCGTCCTCTTCCAGAGCCTGTAGCTCCACAACCACCACCTGTACCTTCATCTTCTCTGCCACCTGCACCACCTGCAACTGCtgctccatctccttctccaaTGCAGTACAATAATATGCTTGCCAAGAATGAAACAAGGAATATGGTTTCTGCTGGAATTGATCGTAGGAAGAGAAAGTATGTGCTCCTTTCTTCTTCCTGA
- the LOC111209887 gene encoding uncharacterized protein LOC111209887, whose translation HPFDFVNGRRRRIKIFDPIELTPKKDDGKPGEEEDHRKKKVRKEAAATARTSAKDAAARAGDPDEEKYRLGYGVAGKGVKLSWYVENKREYEDRAGGEGEEEEDGGRRSESKKKSGKKSLKELREERLKRERVEKERERALFMKQSQRSGGFSRR comes from the coding sequence CATCCTTTCGATTTCGTGAATGGGAGAAGGAGGAGGATCAAGATCTTCGACCCCATCGAGCTAACACCGAAGAAGGATGATGGTAAGCCTGGGGAGGAGGAAGATCACAGGAAGAAGAAGGTGAGGAAAGAAGCTGCTGCGACCGCGAGAACCTCTGCGAAAGATGCTGCAGCGAGGGCAGGGGATCCAGATGAGGAGAAGTATAGGTTGGGGTACGGTGTTGCTGGTAAAGGAGTGAAGCTTTCTTGGTACGTTGAGAACAAACGTGAGTATGAAGATAGAGCTGGTGGTGaaggggaggaggaggaggatggtGGACGTAGGAGTGAATCTAAGAAGAAGAGTGGGAAGAAGAGCTTGAAGGAGCTGAGGGAAGAGCGGTTGAAGAGGGAGAGGGTTGAGAAGGAAAGAGAGAGGGCTCTTTTCATGAAACAGAGCCAGCGAAGCGGTGGCTTTTCACGTAGGTGA
- the LOC106439477 gene encoding probable plastid-lipid-associated protein 8, chloroplastic: MATAGSSLTIASSFSEHRTQIHSSNRSNLPLQYSLSYKANSRSRGRRLGLVVSSVSSPKVELRTGPDDLISSLLSKVANSDGGVTLTPEQHKEVAQVAGELQKYCVSEPVKCPLIFGDWDVVYCSRPTSPGGGYRSVIGRLFFRTKEMIQGIDSPDTVRNRVSFTALGFLDGDVSLTGKLNVLDSEWVQVIFEPPELKVGSLEFKYGFESEVKLRITYVDEKLRLGIGSRGSLFVFRRRQ, encoded by the exons ATGGCTACGGCTGGTTCTTCCCTTACAATTGCGTCGTCCTTCTCCGAACACCGGACTCAGATTCATTCATCGAACCGCTCGAACCTCCCTCTTCAGTACTCCCTCTCGTATAAGGCCAATTCACGGAGCAGAGGTAGAAGACTAGGACTCGTCGTAAGCTCCGTTTCATCGCCGAAAGTTGAGCTCCGCACTGGACCCGATGATCTCATTTCATCCCTCCTCTCTAAG GTTGCGAACAGCGATGGAGGTGTGACACTAACCCCTGAGCAACACAAGGAAGTGGCGCAAGTGGCTGGGGAGCTTCAGAAGTATTGTGTCAGTGAGCCTGTTAAGTGCCCTCTCATTTTCGGAG ATTGGGACGTGGTGTACTGTTCTAGACCGACCTCTCCTGGTGGAGGCTACAGAAGCGTGATAGGCCGCCTCTTCTTCAGaacaaaagagatgatccaAGGCATTGATTCTCCTGATACCGTCAGGAACAGAGTTTCCTTCACTGCTCTTGGTTTTCTTGACGGAGACGTCTCTTTGACAG GGAAGCTGAACGTGTTGGACAGTGAGTGGGTTCAGGTGATATTCGAGCCTCCGGAACTCAAGGTTGGTTCTCTGGAGTTTAAATATGGGTTTGAAAGCGAAGTGAAGCTTCGGATCACATACGTTGATGAGAAACTTAGGTTGGGAATAGGCTCTAGAGGATCACTGTTCGTCTTTAGGAGGCGTCAATAG
- the LOC106439474 gene encoding uncharacterized protein LOC106439474, which yields MAMKKPKVEQGEEAKTLSTQIPDDKEGLIDFMDQRANSIEALKDQLSNLERKLAEERRLMADAEAKFLRVDRVENKKNVPGKTGSLLGIAEFWTERDKVKKTATNGTSTPHPPSEMKPLKMPSIILPPSFKRKASAPARPEASETAQHVATTDSDVPKEVRNGSETKRSRTVVPNEVVRETQSQAKPRIRVSSNIPGQAAQQEKSEFHGHEELIALIGRSSLRATIESRTLAMLPSGHTKRMRSLALSPSNRDLFATSALDGVVHFWKLQSDRSSATLFKTINRVEVDQKRWAEDIAWHPHKSALFSVYTADEGHAQISALYLNEARETCESKFLKDRPHIKGLINRIMFTPWDDPCFITGGCDHAVVLWREQCENNAWKSRLLHKDLHTSAVMGVAGMRHNNLVLSCGDDRRFVGFDAREEKVTFKHRLDNKCTNLLPNPRDVNLVMLQTRQLDRQLRLYDVRLPQTELFSFGWKQESSESQSALINQSWSPDGLHISSGSSDPAIHIFDIRYNAASPSLSIKAHKKRVFKAEWHSSNQLLVSISSDLEIGIHKLW from the exons ATGGCGATGAAGAAACCGAAAGTTGAGCAAGGGGAAGAAGCAAAGACGCTGTCAACTCAAATCCCAGATGATAAAGAAGGTCTTATAGATTTCATGGACCAGCGTGCCAACTCCATCGAAGCCCTTAAAGACCAGCTCTCAAACCTCGAGAGAAAG CTTGCTGAAGAGAGAAGACTGATGGCAGATGCGGAAGCCAAGTTTCTACGAGTCGATCGCGTTGAAAATAAGAAGAATGTGCCTGGTAAAACTGGAAGCTTACTTGGTATAGCTGAGTTTTGGACCGAACGAGATAAGGTGAAGAAGACTGCTACTAATGGAACCTCCACTCCGCATCCTCCTAGCGAGATGAAACCGTTGAAAATGCCGTCCATTATTCTGCCGCCTTCTTTCAAGAGAAAAGCTTCTGCTCCTGCCAGACCAGAAGCGAGCGAGACCGCACAACACGTGGCTACAACTGATTCTGACGTCCCAAAGGAAGTGAGAAATGGGTCTGAAACCAAGAGATCTCGTACTGTTGTTCCTAATGAAGTGGTTAGGGAAACCCAATCTCAAGCAAAGCCAAGGATCAGAGTTTCTTCCAACATTCCTGGACAAGCAGCGCAACAGGAAAAGTCTG AGTTCCATGGACATGAAGAGTTGATAGCGCTTATAGGTAGGAGCTCTTTGCGTGCCACGATTGAAAGTCGTACCCTAGCTATGCTACCAAGTGGCCACACCAAAAGGATGAGAAGCCTCGCCCTTTCTCCTTCAAACCGTGATCTTTTTGCTACAAG TGCATTGGATGGTGTCGTTCATTTTTGGAAGCTTCAGTCTGATAG GTCCTCAGCTACTCTGTTTAAGACGATTAATCGGGTAGAGGTAGATCAGAAGAGATGGGCAGAAGATATAGCTTGGCATCCACACAAAAGTGCTCTTTTCTCTGTCTATACCGCAGATGAAGGTCACGCTCAGATATCAGCCTTATACCTGAACGAAGCTCGTGAG ACTTGTGAGTCAAAGTTTCTGAAGGACAGGCCTCATATCAAAGGTCTTATCAACAGAATCATGTTCACGCCTTGGGATGATCCTTGTTTCATCACAGGTGGGTGTGACCACGCAGTAGTGCTATGGCGCGAACAATGTGAGAATAACGCATGGAAGTCGAGGCTCCTGCACAAGGACTTGCACACGTCGGCCGTGATGGGAGTAGCTGGAATGCGCCATAACAATCTCGTGTTGTCATGTGGAGACGATAGGAGATTTGTTGGGTTTGATGCCAGAGAAGAAAAAGTTACATTTAAGCATAGACTAGACAACAAATGCACAAACTTGCTGCCAAACCCTCGAGATGTTAACCTTGTCATGCTTCAAACTag GCAGCTAGACAGGCAACTTCGGTTGTACGATGTAAGATTGCCTCAGACAGAACTATTTTCTTTCGGGTGGAAACAAGAAAGCAGCGAATCGCAGTCGGCTCTTATCAACCAGTCTTGGTCTCCAGATGGTTTACACATCTCATCTGGCTCCTCAGACCCGGCGATCCACATCTTTGACATTCGCTACAATGCGGCGAGCCCGTCTCTGTCGATCAAGGCTCATAAGAAAAGAGTGTTCAAAGCTGAGTGGCACTCTTCTAATCAGCTACTCGTCTCCATCTCTTCAGATTTAGAAATTGGGATCCACAAGCTATGGTGA
- the LOC106439475 gene encoding tudor domain-containing protein 3 isoform X2 encodes MEEGTSSSSAAGNTSTAVINSLTTRGWCFKDADYLKPLVIQISSVIGGTNQTGAIVDSVEAELLNMDIRLIGGKSLPDATELRRCSHLQGPKVLQISSVRDVTKSSAEEFLGSSTGKRVLKLVLTDGKIEISALEYSHIPSLNNDVTPGTKVRLENKAVVRDGLVCLTPKEVTVLGGHVQSLFEEWQMKRKYASLSRSSGRQSQEGKAGDGPPPFEELQIRAGYHQRDSYKTTSRTIVPTAAQHTGGEKGETSEVYGNKIGADKNLQKSSADSDSKVSVKVENQEKPSSSDTRPKQAVEAVPLQNQAAAQVLLEKMKHSSSNERQYRGRRGRGRGRGREEDDSAVLTLEEWEKRKTSGGAVAAADNPSDTTRDEDLAWQLQNQFDLEDSNEVHGTGVADIRMNMFDYGRTDESFGHGRGRGGRGRGRGRGRGHRRGGGRF; translated from the exons ATGGAGGAGGGAACATCAAGCTCGTCCGCCGCCGGCAACACCTCCACTGCCGTGATAAATTCCTTAACAACCCGCGGCTGGTGCTTCAAAGACGCCGATTACTTGAAGCCTCTAGTCATACAAATCTCCTCCGTCATCGGCGGGACAAATCAAACAGGCGCCATCGTGGACTCAGTGGAGGCGGAGCTGCTCAACATGGATATCAGGTTAATCGGAGGTAAGTCCCTCCCCGACGCGACGGAGTTACGCAGGTGCTCCCATCTTCAAGGCCCCAAAGTCCTCCAG atAAGTTCTGTTAGAGATGTAACAAAGAGTAGTGCAGAGGAGTTTCTAGGAAGCTCGACTGGTAAACGTGTGCTGAAACTCGTTCTCACTGATGGAAAGATAGAGATATCGGCACTTGAGTACTCTCATATACCATCGTTAAACAATGATGTGACTCCTGGTACTAAG GTGCGTTTAGAAAATAAGGCTGTGGTGCGTGACGGTCTAGTATGTTTGACTCCAAAAGAGGTGACTGTATTGGGAGGTCATGTGCAATCGCTCTTTGAAGAGTGGCAGATGAAGAGAAAATACGCTAGTTTGTCTCGTTCGTCTGGAAGGCAGTCTCAGGAAGGAAAAGCTGGTGATGGCCCTCCTCCTTTTGAGGAGTTGCAGATCCGAGCAGGTTACCATCAACGCG ATTCATACAAGACGACTTCTAGGACTATTGTACCTACCGCTGCACAACATACTGGTGGAGAAAAAGGGGAAACTAGTGAAGTTTATGGGAACAAAATAGGTGCAGATAAGAATTTACAGAAGAGTTCTGCAGATTCTGATTCGAAAGTGTCTGTCAAAGTTGAAAATCAAGAAAAGCCAAGCAGTTCTGATACACGACCTAAACAAG CGGTGGAAGCTGTTCCTTTACAGAACCAAGCGGCTGCTCAGGTACTTCTTGAGAAGATGAAACATTCCAGTTCAAATGAACGGCAATACCGAGGACGAAGAGGTAGAGGTCGAGGgaggggaagagaagaagacgacTCTGCAGTACTTACACTCGAGGAGTGGGAAAAGAGGAAAACTAGCGGGGGAGCTGTTGCAGCAGCTGACAATCCGAGCGACACTACACGTGATGAAGATCTTGCCTGGCAGCTTCAGAATCAGTTTGATCTTGAAGACTCTAAC GAGGTGCACGGAACCGGGGTAGCGGATATCAGAATGAATATGTTTGACTACGGAAGAACAGATGAAAGCTTTGGCCATGGAAGGGGAAGAGGTGGAAGAGGGAGAGGAAGAGGGCGAGGGAGAGGACATAGGCGAGGAGGAGGACGTTTCTAA
- the LOC106439473 gene encoding mediator of RNA polymerase II transcription subunit 31 isoform X2, translated as MIFRLRLFSPGDYSQPSPWACLPSSVSVSSMASPEEMVDASETPSTPKSTYKDPDVGRQRFLLELEFIQCLANPTYIHYLAQNRYFEDEAFIEYLKYLQYWQRPEYIKFIMYPHCLYFLELLQNPNFRSAMAHPANKELAHRQQFYYWKNYRNNRLKHILPRPLPEPVAPQPPPVPSSSLPPAPPATAAPSPSPMQYNNMLAKNETRNMVSAGIDRRKRKKGP; from the exons ATGATCTTCCGTCTCCGTCTGTTTTCTCCCGGTGACTACTCGCAGCCGTCGCCTTGGGCTTGCTTGCCCTCTTCG GTTTCCGTTTCGTCCATGGCATCGCCTGAGGAGATGGTTGATGCATCAGAAACTCCATCCAC GCCAAAGAGCACTTACAAGGATCCAGACGTTGGAAGGCAACGATTCTTACTCGAACTTGAGTTCATTCAGTGTCTCGCCAATCCTACTTACATCCACT ACCTAGCACAGAATCGGTATTTTGAAGATGAAGCATTTATTGAATACTTGAAGTATCTTCAGTATTGGCAGCGACCAGAGTACATCAAGTTCATTAT GTATCCACACTGCCTATATTTCCTTGAACTTCTTCAAAACCCCAACTTCAGGAGTGCTATGGCTCATCCTGCTAACAAG gaATTGGCGCATAGGCAACAGTTTTACTATTGGAAGAACTACAGAAACAACAGGCTGAAGCACATTCTACCTCGTCCTCTTCCAGAGCCTGTAGCTCCACAACCACCACCTGTACCTTCATCTTCTCTGCCACCTGCACCACCTGCAACTGCtgctccatctccttctccaaTGCAGTACAATAATATGCTTGCCAAGAATGAAACAAGGAATATGGTTTCTGCTGGAATTGATCGTAGGAAGAGAAA GAAGGGTCCATAA
- the LOC106439478 gene encoding GDP-fucose transporter 1-like, translating into MSSSRSDSSKPYYATSSLVIGYALCSSLLAVINKFAITYFNYPGLLTALQYLTSAVGVWLLGKIGFLHHDAFAWETAKKFLPAALVFYLAIFTNTNLLRHANVDTFIVFRSLTPLLVAVADTVFRGQPRPSRLTFLSLLVILAGAVGYVANDSAFTLTAYSWALAYLVTITTEMVYIKHMVSTLELNTWGLVYYNNLLSLMIAPLFWFLTGEHKEVFTAVNANGGDVFEPVAFFAVALSCVFGFLISFFGFAARKAISATAFTVTGVVNKFLTVVINVVIWDKHATPFGLVCLLVTICGGVGYQQSVTVAKKPTNGPSKASNNADKGGDDDELMELIPGKVATNV; encoded by the coding sequence ATGTCCTCCTCCCGATCCGATTCCAGCAAGCCGTACTACGCGACGAGCAGCCTCGTCATCGGCTACGCCCTCTGCTCCAGCCTCCTCGCCGTCATCAACAAGTTCGCAATCACCTACTTCAACTACCCCGGCCTCCTCACCGCCCTCCAGTACCTAACCTCCGCCGTCGGCGTCTGGCTCCTCGGCAAAATAGGGTTCCTCCACCACGACGCCTTCGCCTGGGAGACCGCCAAGAAGTTCCTCCCCGCCGCCCTCGTCTTCTACCTCGCGATCTTCACCAACACCAACCTCCTCCGTCACGCCAACGTCGATACCTTCATCGTCTTCCGATCCCTCACCCCGCTCCTCGTCGCGGTCGCCGACACCGTCTTCCGCGGCCAGCCGCGTCCCTCGAGGCTCACATTCTTGTCTCTGCTGGTCATCCTCGCCGGCGCTGTTGGCTACGTGGCTAACGACTCGGCTTTTACTCTCACCGCTTATTCCTGGGCCTTGGCTTACCTCGTTACCATCACCACCGAGATGGTTTACATTAAGCACATGGTTTCGACTCTCGAACTGAACACTTGGGGGTTGGTTTATTACAACAACCTCTTGTCGCTGATGATCGCGCCGCTGTTCTGGTTCCTCACAGGGGAACACAAGGAGGTTTTCACGGCCGTGAATGCTAACGGAGGCGATGTGTTTGAGCCCGTTGCGTTCTTCGCTGTGGCGTTGTCGTGTGTGTTTGGTTTCCTTATTAGCTTCTTCGGTTTTGCTGCTAGGAAAGCCATCTCCGCAACTGCTTTCACGGTGACGGGTGTTGTGAACAAGTTCTTGACGGTTGTGATTAACGTTGTGATTTGGGATAAGCATGCGACTCCTTTTGGGTTGGTTTGTTTGCTTGTTACCATCTGTGGAGGTGTTGGTTATCAGCAGTCTGTGACCGTGGCTAAGAAGCCGACCAATGGTCCGTCTAAAGCGTCGAACAATGCCGACAAgggtggtgatgatgatgagttGATGGAGTTGATTCCGGGGAAAGTAGCTACAAATGTATGA
- the LOC106439475 gene encoding tudor domain-containing protein 3 isoform X1, giving the protein MEEGTSSSSAAGNTSTAVINSLTTRGWCFKDADYLKPLVIQISSVIGGTNQTGAIVDSVEAELLNMDIRLIGGKSLPDATELRRCSHLQGPKVLQISSVRDVTKSSAEEFLGSSTGKRVLKLVLTDGKIEISALEYSHIPSLNNDVTPGTKVRLENKAVVRDGLVCLTPKEVTVLGGHVQSLFEEWQMKRKYASLSRSSGRQSQEGKAGDGPPPFEELQIRAGYHQRDSYKTTSRTIVPTAAQHTGGEKGETSEVYGNKIGADKNLQKSSADSDSKVSVKVENQEKPSSSDTRPKQAVEAVPLQNQAAAQVLLEKMKHSSSNERQYRGRRGRGRGRGREEDDSAVLTLEEWEKRKTSGGAVAAADNPSDTTRDEDLAWQLQNQFDLEDSNGQEVHGTGVADIRMNMFDYGRTDESFGHGRGRGGRGRGRGRGRGHRRGGGRF; this is encoded by the exons ATGGAGGAGGGAACATCAAGCTCGTCCGCCGCCGGCAACACCTCCACTGCCGTGATAAATTCCTTAACAACCCGCGGCTGGTGCTTCAAAGACGCCGATTACTTGAAGCCTCTAGTCATACAAATCTCCTCCGTCATCGGCGGGACAAATCAAACAGGCGCCATCGTGGACTCAGTGGAGGCGGAGCTGCTCAACATGGATATCAGGTTAATCGGAGGTAAGTCCCTCCCCGACGCGACGGAGTTACGCAGGTGCTCCCATCTTCAAGGCCCCAAAGTCCTCCAG atAAGTTCTGTTAGAGATGTAACAAAGAGTAGTGCAGAGGAGTTTCTAGGAAGCTCGACTGGTAAACGTGTGCTGAAACTCGTTCTCACTGATGGAAAGATAGAGATATCGGCACTTGAGTACTCTCATATACCATCGTTAAACAATGATGTGACTCCTGGTACTAAG GTGCGTTTAGAAAATAAGGCTGTGGTGCGTGACGGTCTAGTATGTTTGACTCCAAAAGAGGTGACTGTATTGGGAGGTCATGTGCAATCGCTCTTTGAAGAGTGGCAGATGAAGAGAAAATACGCTAGTTTGTCTCGTTCGTCTGGAAGGCAGTCTCAGGAAGGAAAAGCTGGTGATGGCCCTCCTCCTTTTGAGGAGTTGCAGATCCGAGCAGGTTACCATCAACGCG ATTCATACAAGACGACTTCTAGGACTATTGTACCTACCGCTGCACAACATACTGGTGGAGAAAAAGGGGAAACTAGTGAAGTTTATGGGAACAAAATAGGTGCAGATAAGAATTTACAGAAGAGTTCTGCAGATTCTGATTCGAAAGTGTCTGTCAAAGTTGAAAATCAAGAAAAGCCAAGCAGTTCTGATACACGACCTAAACAAG CGGTGGAAGCTGTTCCTTTACAGAACCAAGCGGCTGCTCAGGTACTTCTTGAGAAGATGAAACATTCCAGTTCAAATGAACGGCAATACCGAGGACGAAGAGGTAGAGGTCGAGGgaggggaagagaagaagacgacTCTGCAGTACTTACACTCGAGGAGTGGGAAAAGAGGAAAACTAGCGGGGGAGCTGTTGCAGCAGCTGACAATCCGAGCGACACTACACGTGATGAAGATCTTGCCTGGCAGCTTCAGAATCAGTTTGATCTTGAAGACTCTAAC GGACAGGAGGTGCACGGAACCGGGGTAGCGGATATCAGAATGAATATGTTTGACTACGGAAGAACAGATGAAAGCTTTGGCCATGGAAGGGGAAGAGGTGGAAGAGGGAGAGGAAGAGGGCGAGGGAGAGGACATAGGCGAGGAGGAGGACGTTTCTAA
- the LOC106439476 gene encoding protein PGR: MGCETLLRVMMTSWGQLLSLSSSSTKLTESWRSPFIFRISATRKMETSPQFMLIFAVVISSLIAFRSYKRKSLNLSGGVAGFLVMTIHFAAGFRYGALLLVFFLTSSKLTKVGEDKKRRVDVEFKEGGQRNWKQVLCNSGIASVLVVIASTLTGWQDKCLDSKQSEIVTALIGGIIGHYACCNGDTWSSELGVLSDAQPRLITTLKPVKKGTNGGITKAGLLAAVAAGGTVGVTFLVFGLFTVRCASDVALKQLLVIPFSALAGLCGSLIDSVLGATIQFSGFCSVRNKVVGKPGPTVKKISGVDILDNNGVNFVSILLTSFLTSIASVYIF, from the exons ATGGGATGCGAAACACTTTTGAGAGTGATGATGACTAGTTGGGGTCAACTGCTATCTCTCTCATCGTCTAGCACCAAACTAACTGAATCTTGGAGGAGCCCTTTCATCTTCAGAATCTCAGCCACTAGAAAAATGGAAACGTCTCCCCAATTCATGCTCATCTTCGCCGTCGTTATTTCTTCTCTCATCGCCTTCCGATCTTACAAGCGGAAGTCGCTCAACCTCTCCGGCGGAGTTGCTGGATTCCTCGTCATGACCATCCATTTCGCCGCCGGTTTCAG GTACGGAGCTCTGCTGCTCGTATTCTTTCTTACTTCCTCGAAGCTTACCAAGGTCGGGGAAGATAAGAAACGACGCGTTGATGTTGAGTTCAAGGAAGGCGGCCAAAGAAACTG GAAACAAGTGCTCTGCAATAGTGGGATTGCGTCGGTTCTAGTTGTAATTGCTTCTACGTTAACGGGATGGCAGGACAAGTGTTTGGACTCGAAGCAGTCAGAGATTGTAACAGCTCTTATTGGTGGGATTATCGGCCATTACGCATGCTGTAATGGAGACACTTGGTCCTCGGAGCTTGGGGTGCTTAGTGATGCCCAGCCTCGACTTATCACAACTTTAAAg CCGGTGAAGAAGGGCACGAATGGTGGAATTACAAAGGCAGGACTATTAGCTGCTGTTGCAGCCGGCGGCACTGTGGGAGTAACATTCCTTGTGTTCGGACTGTTTACTGTGAGATGTGCAAGTGATGTGGCTCTCAAGCAACTCTTGGTAATTCCGTTCTCTGCATTAGCTGGATTATGTGGGAGTCTTATTGATTCCGTGCTTGGAGCAACCATTCAGTTTAGTGGCTTCTGTTCTGTCCGGAACAAG GTTGTAGGGAAACCAGGACCGACGGTAAAGAAGATATCAGGTGTGGACATTCTTGACAACAACGGTGTTAACTTTGTCTCCATACTCTTGACATCTTTTCTAACTTCCATTGCTTCTGTGTACATTTTCTGA